Proteins encoded by one window of Deinococcus radiotolerans:
- a CDS encoding DeoR/GlpR family DNA-binding transcription regulator, whose product MNAPLAEDRLQRILDLLSRHGRMRTTALTEALGVSGATTRRDLDLLASRGLIRKLHGGAALASQDQQYADRQQLHQDAKTRLAQTALSLINPGATLYLDAGTTALAVAQALRRTPQLTRTLRVVTHGIDVAYELNGECPLYVVGGELYGSTYSLTGPDALDTIRRYRYDLFLVGCTSIDPTRGLTNSNLIEAQQKAAIMTQATRTVLIADHSKWGPTGFATFATLNQVQDWVTDHAGPVARCAFEDAGVRIHAST is encoded by the coding sequence ATGAACGCCCCCCTCGCGGAGGACCGCCTCCAGCGCATCCTCGACCTGCTCTCCCGCCACGGCCGGATGCGCACCACCGCCCTGACCGAAGCGCTCGGCGTCAGCGGCGCCACCACCCGCCGCGACCTCGACCTGCTCGCCAGCCGCGGCCTGATCCGCAAACTCCACGGCGGCGCGGCCCTGGCCAGCCAGGACCAGCAGTATGCGGACCGGCAGCAGCTCCACCAGGACGCCAAAACCCGCCTCGCCCAGACCGCCCTGAGCCTCATTAACCCCGGCGCGACCCTGTATCTCGACGCGGGCACCACGGCTCTGGCCGTCGCGCAGGCCCTCCGGCGCACCCCCCAGCTGACCCGCACGCTGCGCGTCGTCACCCACGGCATCGACGTCGCCTACGAACTCAACGGCGAATGCCCCCTCTACGTCGTCGGCGGCGAACTCTACGGCAGCACCTACAGCCTGACCGGCCCCGATGCCCTGGACACCATCCGCCGCTACCGCTACGACCTCTTCCTGGTCGGCTGCACCAGCATCGACCCCACCCGCGGCCTGACGAACAGCAACCTCATCGAGGCCCAGCAGAAAGCCGCCATCATGACCCAGGCCACGCGCACCGTCCTCATCGCCGACCACAGCAAATGGGGCCCCACGGGCTTCGCCACCTTCGCCACCCTGAACCAGGTGCAGGACTGGGTCACCGACCACGCCGGACCCGTCGCCCGCTGCGCCTTCGAGGACGCCGGCGTGCGCATCCACGCCAGCACCTGA
- a CDS encoding PTS fructose-like transporter subunit IIB: MAQIVAVTACPTGIAHTFMAAESLRRAAAQAGLTLHVETQGSVGTEGTLTPVQIAQADLVILAADVAVDESRFAGKTIVRAGTQDAIRDPGALLARAGATGAPAAAPLHIVGITACPTGIAHTFMAAEGLEGGAKKLGYTAKIETQGSVGAGNTLTPDDIARADLVVIAADTNVDLSRFTGKRVYVTGTKPAIKDGAAVITTAQAQAAVHGVTAAGGADASSPDYVAQAAAAKAAKNAGTPAFYKHLMTGVSHMLPFVVAGGLLIALAFAIGSFQFGDQGIFIYEDKYAGTLGNTLFKIGANGAFGLFVPVLAGYIAFSIADRPGLAPGMIGGFLAGLTGSGFLGGIIAGFLAGYLVLWLTRAIKLPRTLEGLKPTLILPLLGTLGVGLLMMFVVGKPVAAALTGLTAWLQGLGNTSAALLGALLGGMMAFDMGGPINKAAYTFSTGLLGAKVYGPIAATMAAGMTPPLALFLATLVFKNRFTKDEVEAGKAAGVLGISFITEGAIPFAARDPLRVIPSLMAGSAVAGAISMAAGCLLRAPHGGIFVLFIPNAVTNLPMYVAAIVAGTVVSTLMLGILKKPLGEDGLPLSSERASVAAD, encoded by the coding sequence ATGGCTCAGATTGTCGCTGTCACGGCCTGCCCCACCGGCATCGCCCACACCTTCATGGCCGCCGAGTCGCTGCGGCGCGCCGCCGCCCAGGCCGGGCTCACCCTGCACGTCGAGACGCAGGGCAGCGTCGGCACGGAAGGCACCCTGACCCCCGTGCAGATCGCGCAGGCGGACCTGGTGATCCTCGCGGCCGACGTGGCCGTGGACGAATCCCGCTTCGCCGGGAAGACCATCGTGCGCGCCGGGACGCAGGACGCCATCCGTGATCCGGGCGCGCTGCTGGCCCGCGCCGGCGCCACCGGGGCGCCCGCCGCCGCGCCGCTGCACATCGTGGGCATCACCGCCTGCCCCACCGGCATCGCGCACACCTTCATGGCCGCCGAGGGCCTGGAAGGCGGCGCGAAGAAACTCGGGTACACCGCGAAGATCGAGACGCAGGGCAGCGTCGGCGCCGGGAACACCCTGACGCCCGACGACATCGCCCGCGCGGACCTGGTGGTCATCGCGGCGGACACGAACGTGGACCTGTCACGTTTCACCGGCAAGCGCGTGTACGTGACCGGCACGAAGCCCGCTATCAAGGACGGCGCGGCCGTCATCACCACGGCGCAGGCGCAGGCGGCCGTGCACGGCGTGACGGCGGCGGGCGGCGCGGATGCCAGCAGCCCCGACTACGTCGCGCAGGCCGCCGCCGCGAAAGCCGCGAAGAACGCGGGCACCCCCGCCTTCTACAAGCACCTGATGACCGGCGTGTCGCACATGCTGCCCTTCGTGGTCGCCGGCGGCCTGCTCATCGCGCTGGCCTTCGCGATCGGGTCGTTCCAGTTCGGGGACCAGGGCATCTTCATCTACGAGGACAAGTACGCCGGGACGCTCGGCAACACCCTGTTCAAGATCGGCGCGAACGGCGCGTTCGGGCTGTTCGTCCCGGTCCTCGCCGGATACATCGCGTTCTCCATCGCCGACCGGCCCGGCCTGGCGCCCGGCATGATCGGCGGTTTCCTGGCGGGCCTGACCGGCAGCGGCTTCCTGGGCGGCATCATCGCGGGCTTCCTGGCCGGGTACCTCGTGCTGTGGCTGACCCGCGCGATCAAACTGCCCCGCACGCTGGAAGGTCTGAAACCCACCCTGATCCTGCCGCTGCTGGGCACGCTGGGCGTGGGCCTGCTGATGATGTTCGTGGTCGGCAAGCCCGTCGCGGCGGCCCTGACCGGCCTGACCGCGTGGCTGCAGGGCCTGGGCAACACCAGCGCGGCGCTGCTGGGCGCGCTGCTGGGCGGCATGATGGCCTTCGACATGGGCGGCCCGATCAACAAGGCTGCGTACACCTTCAGTACCGGCCTGCTGGGCGCCAAGGTCTACGGCCCGATCGCCGCGACCATGGCCGCCGGGATGACCCCGCCCCTGGCGCTGTTCCTGGCGACCCTGGTGTTCAAAAACCGCTTCACGAAGGACGAGGTGGAGGCCGGGAAGGCGGCGGGCGTGCTGGGCATCTCGTTCATCACCGAGGGCGCCATTCCCTTTGCGGCGCGTGATCCGCTGCGCGTGATTCCCAGCCTCATGGCAGGCAGCGCGGTCGCCGGGGCGATCAGCATGGCGGCCGGGTGCCTGCTGCGCGCCCCGCACGGCGGGATCTTCGTGCTGTTCATCCCGAACGCCGTGACGAACCTGCCCATGTACGTCGCCGCGATCGTGGCCGGCACCGTAGTCAGCACCCTGATGCTGGGCATCCTGAAAAAACCCCTCGGTGAGGATGGCCTGCCGCTGAGCAGCGAACGCGCCAGCGTCGCAGCCGACTGA
- a CDS encoding SDR family NAD(P)-dependent oxidoreductase, with protein sequence MLNLTGKVRLVTGGSRGIGAATVRTLAGAGAQVIVHYGRNAAEAQALVEELGAERALALGADLGAPGAGAALFQAATAWQGRVDVLVNNAGIAPSVTVDDPSGDWADTWARTLQVNLVAVADLCREAIVHFRVRGGGTIINVASRAAFRGDNPDAMHYAASKGGVIALTRSIARGYARDGVLAYAVAPGWVRTDMAEAYLREHAEDIARDIPLGDVVPPEEVANTVAFLASGLARHMTGATLDLNGASYVR encoded by the coding sequence ATGCTGAATCTGACGGGGAAAGTCAGGCTCGTGACGGGTGGGTCTCGCGGGATTGGCGCCGCGACCGTCCGCACGCTGGCGGGGGCCGGCGCGCAGGTCATCGTGCACTACGGACGCAACGCAGCCGAAGCGCAGGCGCTGGTTGAGGAACTTGGGGCGGAGCGGGCGCTGGCGCTCGGCGCGGACCTCGGCGCACCTGGCGCCGGCGCAGCGCTCTTCCAGGCGGCCACGGCGTGGCAGGGGCGTGTAGACGTGCTCGTGAACAATGCCGGTATTGCGCCCAGCGTGACGGTGGATGACCCGTCAGGCGACTGGGCGGACACCTGGGCGCGCACCCTGCAGGTGAACCTGGTGGCGGTCGCCGATCTGTGCCGCGAGGCGATCGTGCATTTCCGGGTGCGGGGGGGCGGAACGATCATCAACGTGGCGAGCCGCGCGGCATTCCGGGGGGACAATCCGGACGCCATGCACTACGCGGCGTCTAAAGGCGGCGTGATTGCCCTGACCCGCTCCATCGCGCGTGGGTACGCCCGTGACGGCGTTCTGGCGTACGCGGTGGCGCCCGGCTGGGTTCGTACGGACATGGCTGAGGCGTACCTGCGCGAGCACGCCGAGGACATCGCGCGCGACATTCCACTCGGAGACGTGGTGCCGCCCGAGGAGGTGGCGAACACGGTGGCGTTTCTCGCCTCGGGCCTCGCGCGGCATATGACCGGCGCCACGTTGGACCTGAACGGGGCGTCCTACGTGCGCTGA
- the ptsP gene encoding phosphoenolpyruvate--protein phosphotransferase, with protein sequence MINLPRSLIRLGAQASSKQAAIEQVASLLAGAGNVDPAYLGGMLAREGQANTYLGSGIAIPHGTPDTRHLIHRTGIAVLQLPQGVAWGEGGETVRLVVGIAAASDEHLDILRRLTRVLADDALVEQLSTTGDAALVQRALTGEATAEDPATSTAGPALPFSAQVTLPNPLGMHARPGTMLANLVRRLGARVRVEHGGQSADALRLMELLSLGLKRGSVLTVRADSEAALGAVTDAIRAGLGDDLSLAAPAEPVRREADWRPTQVGATIEGVPASDGLVIGETRVYRPAELHVTDQPGEATAQAQALDDALNAAAAELDGLIEQQTQAGHADRAAIFRAHRELLTDEGTVQDAVNLVLDGHGAAWAYQQASGERIAQLQKLDDPTLAARAADLGDVQRRVLRRLLGLGEDRLEGAAPAILLAPDLTPSDTARFSEGSLLGFVTAQGGPTSHTAIIARGLGLPAVVAAGSGLLDIPDGTPAILDGQAGALYLNPSAADVQAARARQGQLQAELDRARADRHRPGATRDGARVEIAANINRAAAAPGALDAGAEGVGLMRTEFLFLERDSVPTEDEQEREYRAMAESLGERPLIIRTLDIGGDKDVPYLGLEREDNSFLGLRGIRLCFERPDLFLPQLRAIVRVAKDHPNVHVMFPMISTLEDFRRARALLDDVRAELDAPRIPLGVMIEVPSAALLAAQLAPEVDFFSVGTNDLTQYTLAMDRLHPQLARQTDAMHPAVLQLVALTVQAAEAHGKWVGVCGGAAGDEVGALILTGLGVKELSVSAPQIPAVKAALRQHDLATLRDLAERALAQPDAASVRALARTLSAGEVRA encoded by the coding sequence ATGATCAACCTCCCCCGCTCACTGATCCGCCTCGGCGCGCAGGCCAGCAGCAAACAGGCCGCCATCGAACAGGTCGCCTCGCTGCTGGCCGGCGCTGGGAACGTCGACCCCGCCTACCTAGGCGGCATGCTCGCCCGCGAGGGTCAGGCGAACACCTACCTGGGCAGCGGCATCGCCATTCCGCACGGCACGCCCGACACCCGCCACCTCATCCACCGGACCGGCATCGCCGTGCTGCAACTCCCGCAGGGCGTCGCCTGGGGCGAGGGCGGCGAAACCGTGCGCCTCGTTGTGGGGATCGCGGCGGCCAGCGACGAGCACCTCGACATCCTGCGCCGCCTGACCCGCGTGCTCGCCGACGACGCCCTGGTCGAGCAGCTCTCGACGACCGGCGACGCGGCCCTGGTGCAGCGCGCCCTGACCGGCGAGGCCACCGCCGAGGACCCCGCCACGTCCACCGCCGGTCCGGCGCTGCCCTTCAGCGCACAGGTCACCCTGCCCAACCCGCTGGGCATGCACGCCCGGCCCGGCACCATGCTCGCCAATCTGGTGCGCCGCCTGGGCGCGCGCGTGCGGGTAGAGCACGGCGGGCAGAGCGCAGACGCGCTGCGCCTGATGGAATTGCTCAGCCTGGGCCTGAAGCGCGGCAGCGTCCTGACGGTGCGGGCGGACAGCGAGGCGGCGCTGGGCGCCGTGACCGACGCGATCCGCGCCGGGCTGGGCGACGACCTGAGCCTGGCCGCCCCGGCCGAGCCCGTGCGGCGTGAGGCCGACTGGCGGCCTACGCAGGTCGGGGCGACCATCGAGGGCGTCCCGGCCAGCGACGGCCTGGTGATCGGCGAGACCCGCGTGTACCGTCCGGCCGAACTGCACGTCACCGACCAGCCCGGCGAGGCGACCGCGCAGGCGCAGGCGCTGGACGACGCACTAAACGCCGCCGCCGCCGAACTCGACGGCCTGATCGAGCAGCAGACGCAGGCGGGGCACGCCGACCGGGCCGCGATCTTCCGCGCGCACCGCGAACTGCTCACCGACGAGGGCACCGTGCAGGACGCCGTGAATCTCGTTCTGGACGGGCACGGCGCGGCCTGGGCGTACCAGCAGGCCAGCGGCGAGCGCATCGCGCAGCTGCAGAAACTCGACGATCCGACCCTCGCCGCGCGCGCCGCCGACCTGGGCGACGTGCAGCGCCGCGTGCTGCGCCGCCTGCTGGGCCTGGGCGAGGACCGCCTGGAGGGCGCCGCCCCCGCGATCCTGCTCGCCCCGGACCTGACGCCCAGCGACACCGCCCGCTTCAGCGAGGGCAGCCTGCTGGGCTTCGTGACCGCGCAGGGCGGCCCGACCAGCCACACCGCGATCATCGCGCGCGGGCTGGGCCTGCCCGCCGTGGTCGCCGCCGGCAGTGGCCTGCTGGACATCCCGGACGGCACCCCCGCCATCCTCGACGGGCAGGCGGGTGCCCTGTACCTGAACCCTTCGGCGGCGGACGTGCAGGCCGCCCGCGCCCGCCAGGGGCAACTGCAGGCCGAACTGGACCGCGCCCGCGCCGACCGGCACCGCCCCGGCGCGACCCGCGACGGCGCCCGTGTGGAGATCGCCGCGAACATCAACCGCGCCGCCGCCGCGCCCGGTGCGCTCGACGCCGGGGCCGAGGGCGTGGGCCTGATGCGCACCGAGTTCCTGTTCCTGGAGCGCGACAGCGTCCCCACCGAGGACGAGCAGGAACGCGAGTACCGCGCCATGGCCGAATCGCTCGGCGAGCGCCCGCTGATCATCCGCACGCTGGACATCGGTGGGGACAAGGACGTGCCGTACCTGGGCCTGGAGCGTGAGGACAACTCCTTCCTGGGCCTGCGCGGCATCCGCCTGTGCTTCGAGCGCCCGGACCTGTTCCTGCCGCAGCTGCGCGCCATCGTGCGCGTCGCGAAGGATCACCCGAACGTGCACGTCATGTTCCCCATGATCAGCACCCTGGAGGACTTCCGCCGCGCCCGCGCGCTGCTCGATGACGTGCGCGCCGAGCTGGACGCGCCGCGCATTCCGCTGGGCGTGATGATCGAGGTGCCCTCGGCGGCGCTGCTCGCCGCTCAGCTCGCCCCCGAGGTGGACTTCTTCAGCGTCGGCACGAATGACCTGACCCAGTACACCCTGGCCATGGACCGCCTGCACCCACAACTGGCCCGCCAGACCGACGCGATGCACCCCGCCGTGCTGCAACTCGTGGCGCTGACCGTGCAGGCCGCCGAGGCGCACGGGAAGTGGGTGGGCGTGTGCGGCGGCGCCGCCGGGGACGAGGTCGGCGCGCTGATCCTGACCGGGCTGGGCGTGAAGGAACTGTCGGTCAGCGCCCCGCAGATCCCGGCCGTGAAGGCCGCGCTGCGGCAGCACGATCTCGCCACCCTGCGCGATCTGGCCGAGCGGGCCCTGGCGCAGCCCGACGCGGCGAGCGTGCGCGCCCTGGCCCGCACCCTGAGTGCCGGTGAGGTCCGCGCGTGA
- the pfkB gene encoding 1-phosphofructokinase has protein sequence MSVTPRVLTVTLNPALDLTVQAGGWQRGEVNAAQGAQQDAGGKGVNVAAILADWGVPVAATGLLGRDNAAPFETLFRDKGVSDEFVRVPGATRVGLKLVDPARGDTTDLNLPGLTVGARALAHLQATLRSQPAGVEVVALCGSLPPGVQASFYAEEIARLRGQGRFVALDTSGEALRAALTADTLPHLVKPNIHELETALGHPLTTDAEVLAAARDLIRRGAELVAVSQGERGALLVTAQEALFARPPRVTVQSTVGAGDAMVAGLISAHLDGLNLADAARRATAFSAGSITRLGAHLPPRTELDVLAAQVQVEAAQPLTH, from the coding sequence GTGAGCGTTACGCCGCGCGTCCTGACCGTCACCCTGAACCCCGCGCTGGACCTGACCGTGCAGGCGGGCGGCTGGCAGCGGGGCGAGGTGAACGCCGCTCAGGGCGCGCAGCAGGACGCAGGCGGCAAGGGCGTGAACGTGGCCGCCATCCTGGCCGACTGGGGCGTGCCCGTCGCCGCGACCGGCCTGCTGGGCCGCGACAACGCCGCGCCTTTCGAGACGCTGTTCCGCGACAAGGGCGTCAGTGACGAGTTCGTGCGGGTGCCCGGCGCAACCCGCGTGGGCCTGAAACTGGTCGACCCCGCGCGCGGCGACACCACCGACCTGAACCTGCCGGGCCTGACCGTCGGCGCCCGCGCGCTGGCGCACCTGCAAGCCACGCTACGCTCGCAGCCCGCCGGAGTGGAGGTCGTGGCGCTGTGCGGCAGCCTCCCGCCGGGCGTCCAAGCCAGCTTCTACGCCGAGGAGATCGCCCGCCTGCGCGGGCAGGGACGCTTCGTGGCGCTGGATACCAGCGGCGAAGCCCTGCGCGCCGCGCTGACCGCCGACACGCTGCCGCACCTAGTCAAACCGAACATCCACGAGCTGGAAACGGCGCTGGGGCACCCGCTGACCACCGACGCCGAGGTCCTGGCCGCCGCGCGCGACCTGATCCGCCGGGGCGCCGAGCTGGTCGCCGTGTCGCAGGGCGAACGCGGGGCCCTGCTCGTGACCGCGCAGGAGGCGCTGTTCGCCCGCCCGCCGCGCGTGACCGTGCAAAGCACCGTCGGCGCGGGGGACGCCATGGTCGCCGGACTGATCAGCGCCCACCTGGACGGCCTGAACCTCGCAGACGCCGCGCGGCGTGCCACGGCCTTCAGCGCGGGCAGCATCACCCGCCTGGGCGCGCACCTGCCTCCCCGCACGGAGTTGGACGTCCTGGCCGCGCAGGTGCAGGTCGAGGCCGCCCAGCCCCTGACCCACTGA
- a CDS encoding sensor histidine kinase, producing the protein MSTVGASDLDRLQVLLAQRTFLLAFHDAVKPLADPVDILTTAIRVLGQHLGANRVLYFEIHGNNYVVEHNYVHGAAALTGTFPVDSFSPRVLEAQQAGRTVAVSNVAADPGLSAERKEAYAAIAVGALADVSLVKNGTFIAGLAIHFSQPHAWTPEEITLCEDVAERTWSAVERARAETALRESEDKFRSLFNSIDEGFCIVELLFSENGRPVDYRFIQANPAFVELTGLPADALGKTARELVPDLEAFWVETYGEVALTGQAVRFENRSDAMNRWFDVYASRIGGDGSHQVAIVFNNISERKQAEADIRELNRLLEARIEERTRNLAVERAALEVANDELQAFNHSVSHDLMTPLRHITGFAQLASRSLDDPQKSRRYLDIIVQGAQRMETMIEGMLALSRTGQRELSVGMVDLNHLLEQSRLDVQVQHQGRIIEWRLGQLPVVQGDRVTLQQVMTNLLENAAKYSRERDPAVIEVWAEEDVQHWTVVVRDNGAGFDPARAGQLFGMFQRLHHQDEFNGTGIGLSLVRRIITRHGGTVSGTAALGQGATFCFTLPKPERAPTII; encoded by the coding sequence ATGTCCACAGTTGGTGCGTCTGACCTTGATCGTCTCCAGGTGCTCCTCGCTCAGCGCACCTTCCTGCTTGCGTTTCATGACGCAGTGAAGCCACTCGCCGACCCGGTCGACATTCTGACGACGGCGATTCGCGTGCTGGGCCAGCACCTGGGCGCCAACCGGGTTCTGTACTTCGAGATCCACGGGAACAATTACGTCGTCGAGCACAATTACGTCCACGGCGCTGCGGCACTCACGGGCACCTTTCCGGTGGACTCATTCAGTCCGCGGGTGCTGGAGGCCCAGCAGGCTGGCCGAACCGTGGCCGTCTCCAATGTCGCTGCCGATCCCGGCCTGAGCGCGGAGCGGAAAGAAGCGTATGCGGCGATCGCAGTTGGTGCGCTGGCCGACGTGTCTCTGGTCAAAAATGGCACATTCATCGCTGGGCTGGCCATCCATTTCTCCCAGCCACATGCGTGGACGCCCGAAGAGATCACGCTGTGTGAAGACGTCGCCGAACGGACATGGAGCGCCGTGGAACGGGCCCGCGCCGAAACCGCGTTGCGGGAATCGGAGGACAAATTCCGCAGCCTGTTCAATTCCATCGACGAGGGGTTCTGCATCGTCGAGCTCCTGTTCAGCGAGAACGGGAGACCGGTGGATTACCGGTTTATTCAGGCGAATCCGGCCTTCGTTGAGTTGACGGGCCTCCCTGCTGACGCCCTCGGCAAAACTGCACGGGAGCTCGTCCCAGATCTGGAAGCGTTCTGGGTGGAGACGTACGGCGAGGTCGCGCTGACGGGCCAGGCCGTGCGGTTTGAGAACCGATCGGACGCGATGAACCGCTGGTTCGATGTGTACGCCTCCCGCATCGGTGGCGACGGCAGTCACCAGGTCGCCATCGTGTTCAACAACATCAGTGAGCGCAAACAGGCGGAAGCTGACATCAGGGAACTCAACCGCCTCCTGGAGGCGCGCATTGAGGAAAGGACTCGCAACCTCGCTGTTGAGCGCGCCGCCCTGGAAGTGGCGAATGATGAGCTGCAGGCGTTCAATCACAGCGTCTCGCACGATCTGATGACGCCGCTGCGGCACATCACCGGTTTCGCGCAGTTGGCTTCCAGGAGCCTTGACGATCCGCAAAAGAGCCGCCGTTACCTGGACATCATCGTCCAGGGCGCGCAGCGCATGGAGACGATGATCGAGGGCATGCTGGCCTTGTCACGAACCGGACAGCGCGAACTGAGCGTGGGCATGGTGGATCTGAACCATCTCCTCGAACAGTCGCGGCTTGATGTGCAGGTTCAACATCAGGGCCGGATCATTGAGTGGCGGTTGGGCCAACTCCCTGTCGTTCAGGGTGACCGCGTGACGCTGCAGCAGGTGATGACCAACCTCCTGGAGAACGCGGCGAAATACAGTCGGGAACGCGATCCAGCGGTCATTGAGGTCTGGGCTGAAGAGGACGTGCAGCACTGGACGGTTGTTGTGCGGGACAATGGAGCGGGCTTCGATCCGGCGCGGGCCGGCCAGCTGTTCGGGATGTTCCAGCGCCTCCACCATCAGGACGAATTCAACGGTACAGGGATTGGCCTGTCGTTGGTGCGGCGGATCATCACCCGACATGGCGGGACAGTGAGTGGGACAGCTGCCCTGGGTCAAGGAGCAACGTTCTGCTTCACCTTGCCCAAACCTGAACGTGCGCCAACCATCATTTAA